A window of the Choloepus didactylus isolate mChoDid1 chromosome 11, mChoDid1.pri, whole genome shotgun sequence genome harbors these coding sequences:
- the HAVCR2 gene encoding hepatitis A virus cellular receptor 2 isoform X7, whose amino-acid sequence MFSHLSFNCVLLLLLLLTRSLEGEYTIEVGQNALLPCTYNPTSSENLVPVCWGHGSCPVSKCRSMVLSTNGRVVDYRISRRYQLKGNLYTGDVSLTIEKVTPADSGTYCCRVEFPGLWNDKKSNLELVIKPAKVATARTPRRDFTTGFPRMLTTEDQSPAEIQTQWTLHNNNQTKSSSLAKGLQDSGMTRRMGIYIGAGVLAGLVLTLILGVLILKWYTYSKEKLQNLRSTLQCYF is encoded by the exons ATGTTTTCACATCTTTCCTTCAATTGTGtcctgctactgctgctgctactTACAA GGTCTTTGGAAGGGGAATACACCATAGAGGTGGGTCAGAATGCTCTTTTGCCCTGCACCTACAATCCGACCTCCTCAGAGAATCTCGTGCCTGTGTGCTGGGGCCACGGATCCTGTCCTGTGAGCAAATGTCGCAGTATGGTGCTCAGCACCAATGGAAGGGTTGTGGACTATCGGATATCCAGGAGATACCAGCTAAAGGGGAATTTATACACAGGGGACGTGTCCCTGACCATAGAGAAGGTGACCCCAGCAGACAGTGGGACCTACTGCTGCCGTGTGGAATTCCCAGGCCTGTGGAATGACAAAAAATCAAATCTGGAGTTGGTCATCAAACCAG CCAAGGTAGCCACTGCTCGGACACCGCGGCGGGACTTTACTACAGGCTTCCCGAGGATGCTCACCACTGAGGACCAGAGTCCAG CAGAGATACAAACACAATGGACCCTCCATAATAATAATCAAACA AAAAGCTCTTCACTGGCTAAGGGGCTACAAGACTCTGGAATGACCAGAAGAATGGGCATCTACATTGGAGCAGGCGTCTTGGCTGGGCTGGTTCTCACTCTCATCTTGGGTGTTTTAATTCTCAAAT